The Syntrophus gentianae genome contains the following window.
AATCGACGGGCAAGTCGAACAAGTTCGTGATCGGCGTACAGAGGCCATCGGTGCGGTCTTTCTGGAAGATCCCCTTGTTCAACCGGGGAATCTCTCCTGTCGAGGCGGAGGATCCGGAGGTTGTCCCGCTCATCCGCCGTTGCGTCACAGAGAAGAAGACGCTCCTCGCTACCTTCACGGAAGATGCCCTTTCCCTTGCCGATGTTGTTGTCGTGGATGTGCAGTGTGATTACTTCAAGGAGGACCTGGGAGATGTCCGAACGGGTCATGCGGAGATTGCCGCACTGGAAGAGAGTCTGCGGATCATCGGTGACAGGATTCAGCCGGAATGCATGGTCCTGATCGAAACGACGGTACCCCCCGGAACCACGGAATACATAGCCTATCCCCTCGTCAAGAAAGCCTTTGAAAGGCGCGGCTTTAATTCCGCTGAGCCCCTGCTGGCTCATTCCTTTGAACGGGTCATGCCCGGCAGGGAATACGTGGCCTCCATCCGCGATTTCTGGCGGGTCTGCAGCGGGGTGAACGATACGGCCCGGCAGCGGGTGACCCGGTTCCTCTCGGATATTCTGAATGTAGAGAAATTCCCCTTGACCGTGCTGGACCGGCCCATCGAAAGCGAAACCTGCAAGATCGTGGAAAACTCTTTCCGGGCAACCCTCCTGGCCTTTCTGGATGAGTGGAGCATCTTTGCCGAACGCAACGGCGTGGATCTCATCAAGGTCATTCAGGCGATCAAGGTGCGTCCCACGCACTCGAACATGATCTTCCCGGGCCCCGGCATCGGCGGTTACTGCCTTCCCAAGGACGGCGGACTGGGCGTGTGGGCCTACCGGACTCTCATGGGGTTTGAGGATGATATTTTCAAACTGACGCCCATGGCCATCGACATCAACGACACCCGGGCGCTCCATGCCGCGGAACTGGTTCGCGACGCCTTGCGCAACATGGGAAAGATTGTGGCCGCTTCAAAAATCGCCGTTCTCGGCGCGTCCTATCGCGAAGATGTGGGCGATACCCGTTACAGCGGTTCGGAGATGCTCGTGCGCAAACTGACGGAAATGGGTGGGGAGATTTCCGTCCATGATCCCTATGTCCAGCACTGGTGGGAGTTTGAAAAACAGGACACCTATCCCGCACCGGGCAATTCGTGGGCCAGGTTCTTCCGCAACCAGGAAAAACTGACGGAACTTCGTATCCAGCAGAATCTGGGAGAGGCGCTGAAGGGTGCGGACGCTGTGGTACTGGCCGTCCGCCACCAGACTTACCTGGCTCTTTCCCCGGATGACCTGTTGGAAAAAGTCGGCAAGCCCTTTGCCGTGGTGGACTGCTTCGGCATCCTGGATGACAGCCGGATCTGCCGTTATCTTTCCCTTGGCTGTGAAGTCAAGGGATTGGGCCGCGGGCACATCAAACGGTTGAAGGATCAATTGAAAAATATCTGAAGAAAGTT
Protein-coding sequences here:
- a CDS encoding nucleotide sugar dehydrogenase → MSPEERLQSVSPSGEIFALPLPEDYPGEFERLKQVVQAQRDLGREIVVVMGLGFVGAVMAGVVADAVDKSTGKSNKFVIGVQRPSVRSFWKIPLFNRGISPVEAEDPEVVPLIRRCVTEKKTLLATFTEDALSLADVVVVDVQCDYFKEDLGDVRTGHAEIAALEESLRIIGDRIQPECMVLIETTVPPGTTEYIAYPLVKKAFERRGFNSAEPLLAHSFERVMPGREYVASIRDFWRVCSGVNDTARQRVTRFLSDILNVEKFPLTVLDRPIESETCKIVENSFRATLLAFLDEWSIFAERNGVDLIKVIQAIKVRPTHSNMIFPGPGIGGYCLPKDGGLGVWAYRTLMGFEDDIFKLTPMAIDINDTRALHAAELVRDALRNMGKIVAASKIAVLGASYREDVGDTRYSGSEMLVRKLTEMGGEISVHDPYVQHWWEFEKQDTYPAPGNSWARFFRNQEKLTELRIQQNLGEALKGADAVVLAVRHQTYLALSPDDLLEKVGKPFAVVDCFGILDDSRICRYLSLGCEVKGLGRGHIKRLKDQLKNI